In Burkholderia sp. GAS332, one DNA window encodes the following:
- a CDS encoding PAS/PAC sensor signal transduction histidine kinase /multi-sensor signal transduction histidine kinase: MPRMLTERLFARSARTAGSPADSTPSSRWHHGPWWSNSYLLTPLLSILVFLVVMSLILWSLNRREQQQQEDTLYRNVAWAQQQIRLSMTGAQEQIQALARDLVAGHADPHSFQVSTTDIMQGHPEILYMNWYTSAQQPRWPNTALPVFGQRLAKPNDAQMDEAVKAAFNEARNTRRQVYSPLIYDDVGNGYITLQTPVFRDRDFLGTIAAVFSVEGILKHDIPPELSAKYKISIIDVNNRELTTTSTRPRLPRDMFYDLPLDPPGQGISVRVYAFPQMTNFTNNTLVWLVAGLSCFVLWSLWSLWKHTRQRFEAQQALYAEAFFRRAMENSVLIGMRVLDMHGRITHVNPAFCRMTGWDESDLVGKNAPFAYWPRDAYPEMQRQLDMTLRGKAPSSGFELRVRRKDGSLFHARLYVSPLIDSSGRQTGWMSSMTDITEPKRAREELAAAHERFTTVLESLDAAVSVLAADEAELLFANRYYRHLFGIRPDGHLELAGGGFDSAQASSDSIDMVDAYAGLPAAALTESTADAQEVYVQSIQKWFEVRRQYIQWVDGHLAQMQIATDITTRKQAQELSRQQDEKLQFTSRLMTMGEMASSLAHELNQPLAAINNYCSGTVALVKSGRTTPDNLLPVLEKTAQQAVRAGMIIKRIREFVKRSEPKRQATRVADIVADAVGLAELEARKRKIRIVTDLRSRLPVIYVDPVLIEQVLVNLLKNGVEAMHDARPNAVDPVIRVVVRLEGGFVCISVVDQGPGVDEATAERLFEPFYSTKSDGMGMGLNICRSIIESHRGRLWVVNNVESDGHITGATFHCSLPIGEPDGPSNGGSEAPTPQTVTGEL; the protein is encoded by the coding sequence ATGCCACGCATGTTGACCGAACGGCTTTTCGCTCGCTCGGCGCGCACCGCTGGTTCGCCGGCGGATTCGACGCCGTCCTCCCGCTGGCACCACGGACCGTGGTGGTCGAACTCCTATTTGCTCACCCCGCTGCTGTCGATCCTGGTTTTCCTGGTCGTCATGAGCCTGATTCTGTGGAGCCTGAACCGGCGCGAGCAGCAGCAGCAGGAAGACACGCTCTACCGTAATGTCGCGTGGGCGCAGCAGCAGATCCGCCTGTCCATGACGGGCGCGCAGGAACAGATTCAGGCCCTCGCCCGCGACCTCGTCGCCGGCCACGCCGATCCGCATTCATTCCAGGTGTCCACCACGGACATCATGCAGGGGCATCCCGAGATCCTCTACATGAACTGGTACACCAGCGCGCAACAACCGCGTTGGCCCAATACCGCGCTACCTGTGTTCGGCCAGCGCCTCGCCAAGCCGAACGACGCGCAGATGGACGAAGCGGTCAAAGCTGCCTTCAACGAGGCGCGCAATACCCGCCGCCAGGTGTACTCGCCGCTGATCTACGACGACGTCGGCAACGGCTACATCACCCTGCAGACGCCGGTGTTTCGCGACCGCGACTTCCTCGGCACGATTGCCGCCGTGTTCTCGGTTGAAGGGATCCTGAAGCACGACATTCCGCCCGAGTTGTCGGCCAAATACAAAATCTCGATCATCGACGTGAACAACCGCGAGTTGACCACCACGTCGACCCGCCCGCGCCTGCCGCGCGACATGTTCTACGATCTGCCGCTCGACCCGCCGGGCCAGGGCATCTCGGTACGCGTCTACGCGTTCCCGCAGATGACCAACTTCACCAACAACACGCTGGTCTGGCTGGTGGCCGGCCTGTCGTGCTTCGTCTTGTGGAGCCTGTGGAGCTTGTGGAAACACACGCGGCAACGCTTCGAAGCGCAGCAGGCGCTCTATGCCGAAGCGTTCTTCCGTCGCGCGATGGAAAATTCGGTGCTGATCGGCATGCGCGTGCTCGATATGCACGGGCGCATCACGCACGTGAACCCGGCGTTCTGCCGTATGACCGGCTGGGACGAAAGCGATCTGGTCGGCAAGAACGCGCCGTTCGCTTACTGGCCGCGCGACGCCTACCCTGAGATGCAACGCCAGCTCGACATGACGCTGCGCGGCAAGGCCCCCTCTTCCGGCTTCGAATTGCGGGTGCGCCGCAAAGACGGTTCGCTGTTCCATGCGCGACTCTATGTATCACCCCTGATCGACAGCTCGGGGCGCCAGACCGGCTGGATGTCGTCGATGACCGACATCACCGAGCCCAAGCGCGCGCGCGAAGAACTTGCCGCCGCGCACGAGCGCTTCACGACCGTGCTGGAAAGTCTCGACGCCGCCGTCTCCGTGCTGGCCGCCGACGAAGCCGAACTGCTGTTCGCCAACCGCTACTACCGCCACCTATTCGGCATTCGCCCGGACGGCCATCTGGAATTGGCAGGCGGCGGGTTCGATAGCGCACAGGCATCGTCCGATTCGATCGATATGGTGGATGCCTATGCGGGTCTGCCCGCTGCCGCGCTGACCGAAAGCACGGCCGATGCGCAGGAAGTCTACGTGCAGAGTATTCAGAAATGGTTCGAAGTGCGCCGCCAGTACATCCAGTGGGTGGACGGCCACCTCGCGCAGATGCAGATCGCGACCGACATCACCACCCGCAAGCAGGCTCAGGAACTCTCGCGCCAGCAGGATGAGAAGCTGCAGTTCACCAGCCGCCTGATGACCATGGGCGAAATGGCCTCCTCGCTCGCACACGAACTCAACCAGCCGCTCGCCGCGATCAATAACTATTGCTCCGGAACCGTGGCACTGGTTAAATCCGGTCGGACGACGCCTGACAATCTCTTGCCCGTGCTCGAGAAAACCGCCCAACAGGCGGTGCGGGCCGGCATGATCATCAAGCGCATCCGCGAGTTCGTGAAACGCAGCGAGCCGAAACGCCAGGCGACGCGCGTGGCCGATATCGTCGCGGACGCGGTGGGTCTCGCCGAACTCGAAGCGCGCAAACGCAAGATTCGTATCGTCACCGATCTGCGCTCGCGCCTGCCGGTGATCTACGTCGACCCGGTTCTGATCGAGCAGGTGTTGGTGAACCTGCTGAAGAACGGTGTCGAAGCCATGCACGATGCGCGTCCGAATGCGGTCGACCCGGTGATTCGCGTGGTCGTGCGTCTGGAGGGCGGGTTTGTCTGCATCAGCGTCGTCGACCAGGGACCTGGCGTCGACGAAGCGACAGCCGAGCGTCTCTTTGAACCGTTTTACAGCACCAAGTCCGACGGTATGGGCATGGGGCTGAACATTTGCCGTTCGATTATCGAATCGCACCGCGGCCGTTTGTGGGTGGTCAACAACGTCGAATCAGACGGCCACATCACAGGCGCCACGTTCCATTGCAGTCTGCCTATTGGAGAGCCTGACGGCCCGAGCAACGGCGGGTCAGAGGCGCCGACACCACAAACCGTTACGGGAGAGCTATGA
- a CDS encoding pyruvate dehydrogenase E1 component, whose translation MSAVPDEVMKYVAAEKDDDPQETGEWLEALDGVISAVGPDRAHYLIEKQIEFARVHGEHLPFSANTPYINTIPVSRQAPIPGDQDLEHRIRSYTRWNAIAMVLRAGKDTNVGGHIASFASAATLYDVGYNHFWHAPSAEHGGDLVFVQGHSSPGVYSRAFLLGRLTENQLDNFRQEVGGEGISSYPHPWLMPDFWQFPTVSMGLGPIMAIYQARFMKYMQARGIAKTEGRKVWAFLGDGETDEPESLGAIGMAGRERLDNLVFVINCNLQRLDGPVRGNGKIIQELESEFRGAGWNVIKVVWGSRWDALFQRDKSGALMRRMMEVVDGEYQTYKSESGAFVREHFFNTPELKALVADWSDEDVWNLNRGGHDPHKIYAAFTEATNSKGQPTVILAKTIKGYGMGEAGQAMNITHQQKKLHVDQLKKFRDQFRLPISDEELVNVPYLKFEEGSKELEYMRARRQDLGGYLPARRQKAESLPVPALDAFEPLLKGTGEGREISTTMAFVRILNILLKDKALGKRIVPIVPDESRTFGMEGLFRQIGIWNQEGQKYVPEDSDQLMFYRESESGQILQEGINEAGGMCDWIAAATSYSTHGEIMIPFYIFYSMFGFQRIGDLAWAAGDMRSRGFLLGGTAGRTTLNGEGLQHEDGHSLLWAASVPNCISYDPTFGYELAVIMQDGLRRMVADQEDVYYYITVMNENYEHPAIPQGDTVAADIIKGMYSFKKADADKKAPRVQLMGAGTIFNEVIAAAGLLKNDWGVAADLWSVPSFTELAREGHEVQRWNLLHPTEEKKLSHVEKLLKDAQGPVIASTDYVRALTEQIRAFVPQKFVVLGTDGYGRSDTREKLRHFFEVDRYWVTVAALNALADEGTIERKVVAEALKKYNLDPAKPNPMTV comes from the coding sequence ATGTCCGCTGTACCCGACGAAGTCATGAAATATGTCGCTGCCGAAAAAGACGACGATCCCCAGGAAACCGGCGAATGGCTGGAAGCGCTGGATGGCGTGATTTCTGCTGTAGGCCCCGATCGTGCTCACTATCTGATCGAGAAGCAGATCGAATTCGCCCGTGTACACGGCGAGCATTTGCCGTTCTCCGCTAACACCCCGTACATCAACACGATTCCCGTGTCGCGTCAGGCGCCGATCCCCGGCGACCAGGACCTCGAACACCGTATCCGCTCGTACACGCGCTGGAACGCCATCGCCATGGTGCTGCGCGCGGGCAAGGACACGAACGTCGGCGGCCATATCGCCTCGTTCGCGTCGGCCGCCACGCTGTACGACGTCGGCTACAACCACTTCTGGCACGCACCGTCGGCCGAACATGGCGGCGATCTCGTGTTCGTGCAGGGTCACTCGTCGCCGGGTGTCTACTCGCGCGCGTTCCTGCTCGGCCGTCTGACCGAAAACCAGCTCGACAACTTCCGTCAGGAAGTGGGCGGCGAGGGCATCTCGTCGTACCCGCACCCGTGGCTGATGCCGGACTTCTGGCAATTCCCAACCGTCTCGATGGGCCTCGGCCCGATCATGGCGATCTATCAGGCACGCTTCATGAAGTACATGCAGGCGCGCGGCATTGCGAAGACCGAAGGCCGCAAGGTCTGGGCTTTCCTCGGCGACGGCGAAACGGATGAACCGGAATCGCTCGGCGCAATCGGCATGGCCGGTCGCGAACGCCTCGACAACCTCGTGTTCGTGATCAATTGCAACCTGCAGCGCCTGGATGGACCGGTGCGTGGTAACGGCAAGATCATCCAGGAACTCGAAAGCGAATTCCGCGGCGCCGGCTGGAACGTCATCAAGGTCGTCTGGGGCAGCCGCTGGGATGCGCTGTTCCAACGCGACAAGTCGGGCGCGCTGATGCGCCGGATGATGGAAGTGGTCGACGGCGAATATCAGACGTACAAGTCGGAATCGGGCGCGTTTGTGCGCGAGCACTTCTTCAACACGCCGGAACTGAAGGCGCTGGTCGCCGACTGGTCCGACGAAGACGTGTGGAACCTGAACCGTGGCGGCCACGATCCGCACAAGATCTACGCCGCGTTCACCGAAGCGACGAACTCGAAGGGCCAGCCGACCGTCATCCTCGCGAAGACGATCAAGGGCTACGGCATGGGCGAAGCCGGTCAGGCGATGAACATCACCCACCAGCAGAAGAAGCTGCACGTGGATCAGCTGAAGAAATTCCGCGATCAGTTCCGCCTGCCGATCTCCGACGAAGAACTCGTCAACGTGCCGTACCTCAAGTTCGAAGAAGGTTCGAAGGAACTCGAGTACATGCGTGCCCGCCGTCAGGACCTCGGTGGTTATCTGCCGGCGCGCCGTCAGAAGGCCGAGTCGCTGCCGGTGCCGGCGCTGGACGCGTTCGAGCCGCTGCTGAAGGGCACGGGCGAAGGCCGCGAGATCTCCACGACGATGGCGTTCGTGCGGATTCTCAATATCCTGCTGAAAGACAAGGCGCTCGGTAAGCGCATCGTGCCGATCGTGCCGGACGAATCGCGTACCTTCGGTATGGAAGGCCTGTTCCGCCAGATCGGTATCTGGAATCAGGAGGGCCAGAAATATGTGCCGGAAGATTCTGACCAGCTGATGTTCTACCGCGAATCGGAAAGCGGTCAGATCTTGCAGGAAGGCATCAACGAAGCCGGTGGGATGTGTGACTGGATCGCAGCCGCGACGTCGTACTCGACGCACGGCGAGATCATGATCCCGTTCTACATCTTCTACTCGATGTTCGGCTTCCAGCGTATCGGCGACCTGGCATGGGCGGCGGGCGACATGCGTTCGCGCGGCTTCCTGCTGGGCGGCACGGCTGGCCGCACGACGCTGAACGGCGAAGGTCTGCAACACGAAGACGGCCACTCGCTGTTGTGGGCGGCTTCGGTGCCGAACTGCATCAGCTATGACCCGACGTTCGGTTACGAACTCGCCGTCATCATGCAAGACGGTCTGCGCCGCATGGTTGCCGATCAGGAAGACGTGTATTACTACATCACGGTGATGAACGAGAACTACGAGCACCCGGCGATTCCGCAGGGCGACACTGTAGCGGCCGACATCATCAAGGGTATGTACTCGTTCAAGAAGGCCGATGCTGATAAGAAGGCACCGCGCGTTCAGCTGATGGGCGCGGGCACGATCTTCAATGAAGTGATCGCCGCTGCTGGTCTGCTGAAGAACGACTGGGGCGTTGCTGCCGACCTGTGGAGCGTGCCGAGCTTCACCGAACTGGCTCGCGAAGGTCACGAAGTGCAGCGCTGGAACCTGCTGCACCCGACCGAAGAGAAGAAGCTCTCGCACGTCGAGAAGCTCTTGAAGGACGCACAAGGTCCGGTCATCGCATCGACTGACTACGTGCGCGCGCTGACCGAGCAGATCCGCGCGTTCGTGCCGCAGAAGTTCGTCGTGCTGGGCACGGATGGCTACGGCCGTTCGGACACGCGTGAAAAGCTGCGTCACTTCTTCGAAGTCGACCGCTACTGGGTCACGGTTGCCGCGTTGAATGCACTGGCAGATGAAGGCACGATCGAACGCAAGGTCGTCGCCGAGGCGCTCAAGAAGTACAACCTTGATCCCGCCAAACCCAACCCGATGACCGTCTAA
- a CDS encoding pyruvate dehydrogenase E2 component (dihydrolipoamide acetyltransferase), translated as MSQAIEVKVPDIGDYTDIPVIEVLVKAGDTVEKEQSLVTLESDKATMDVPSSAAGVVKEVKVKVGDNVSEGSLIVVLEGAGAAAAAPAPAPAAAPAPAAAPAAAPAAAPAPAAAGGGLQEVKVPDIGDYKDIPVIEVTVKVGDRVEKEQSLVTLESDKATMDVPSSAAGVVKEVKVKVGDNVSEGSVIVVLEADGAAAPAAAPAPKQAALEKPSDAPAAPSPAPASPSALAQAPLIPAGEGGARRASHASPSVRKFARELGVDVVQVQGTGPKGRITQADVTGFIKGVMTGQRAAPAGAAAPAGAGGGELNLLPWPKVDFTKFGPVDPKPLSRIKKISGANLHRNWVMIPHVTNNDEADITDLEALRVQLNKENEKAGVKITMLAFVIKAVVSALKQFPTFNASLDGDNLVFKQYYHIGFAADTPNGLVVPVIRDADKKGLIDIAKEMADLSKAARDGKLKPDQMQGGCFSISSLGGIGGTNFTPIINAPEVAILGLSRGATKPVWDGKQFVPRLILPLSLSYDHRVIDGAAAARFNAYLGAILADFRRVIL; from the coding sequence ATGAGTCAAGCGATCGAAGTCAAAGTGCCGGACATCGGCGATTACACGGACATTCCGGTGATCGAGGTGCTGGTGAAGGCGGGTGATACCGTCGAGAAAGAGCAATCGCTCGTTACGCTGGAATCCGACAAGGCGACCATGGACGTGCCGAGCTCGGCGGCCGGCGTCGTCAAGGAAGTGAAGGTCAAGGTCGGCGACAACGTGTCGGAAGGTTCGCTGATCGTCGTGCTGGAAGGCGCGGGCGCTGCGGCTGCCGCGCCGGCACCGGCGCCTGCTGCTGCACCGGCTCCCGCTGCTGCACCGGCGGCTGCGCCGGCCGCTGCGCCGGCACCGGCTGCCGCCGGCGGTGGTCTGCAAGAAGTCAAAGTGCCGGATATCGGCGACTACAAAGACATCCCCGTGATCGAAGTCACGGTGAAGGTCGGCGATCGCGTCGAGAAAGAGCAGTCGCTGGTGACGCTCGAATCCGACAAGGCGACCATGGACGTGCCGAGCTCGGCCGCCGGCGTCGTCAAGGAAGTGAAGGTCAAGGTCGGCGATAACGTGTCGGAAGGCTCGGTCATCGTCGTGCTGGAAGCGGATGGTGCTGCTGCACCGGCTGCCGCGCCGGCCCCGAAGCAGGCTGCGCTCGAGAAGCCGTCGGATGCGCCGGCTGCTCCGTCGCCGGCTCCGGCTTCGCCGTCTGCGCTTGCGCAGGCGCCGCTGATTCCGGCCGGCGAGGGTGGGGCGCGGCGTGCGAGCCACGCGTCGCCGTCCGTGCGCAAGTTCGCGCGCGAACTCGGCGTCGACGTGGTGCAAGTCCAGGGCACGGGTCCGAAGGGCCGTATTACGCAAGCGGACGTGACCGGCTTCATCAAGGGTGTGATGACGGGGCAGCGTGCTGCGCCGGCAGGCGCTGCTGCACCGGCAGGCGCGGGTGGCGGCGAGTTGAATCTGCTGCCGTGGCCGAAGGTCGACTTCACCAAGTTCGGTCCGGTCGATCCGAAGCCGCTGTCGCGCATCAAGAAGATCTCGGGCGCGAATCTGCATCGCAACTGGGTCATGATTCCGCACGTCACGAACAACGACGAAGCGGACATCACCGATCTCGAAGCGCTGCGCGTGCAGTTGAACAAGGAAAACGAAAAGGCCGGCGTGAAGATCACGATGCTGGCGTTCGTCATCAAGGCGGTCGTGTCCGCCCTGAAGCAGTTCCCGACGTTCAACGCGAGCCTCGACGGCGATAACCTAGTGTTCAAGCAGTATTACCACATTGGGTTTGCTGCCGATACGCCGAATGGTCTCGTCGTTCCGGTGATTCGTGATGCCGACAAGAAGGGTTTGATCGATATCGCGAAGGAAATGGCCGATCTGTCGAAGGCCGCGCGTGATGGCAAGCTGAAGCCGGATCAGATGCAAGGTGGTTGCTTCTCGATTTCTTCGCTTGGTGGCATTGGCGGGACTAACTTCACGCCGATTATCAATGCGCCGGAAGTCGCCATTCTTGGCCTGTCGCGTGGCGCGACGAAGCCGGTTTGGGATGGCAAGCAGTTTGTGCCGCGGCTGATTCTGCCGCTGTCGTTGTCGTATGACCATCGAGTGATCGATGGCGCTGCGGCGGCGCGGTTCAATGCTTATCTGGGTGCGATTCTTGCCGATTTTCGGCGTGTGATTCTTTGA
- a CDS encoding dihydrolipoamide dehydrogenase: MSLVEVKVPDIGDFKDVDVIEVNIKPGDVIENEQALMTLESDKASIEVPSDTAGTVKEVRVKTGDKVSQGTVIALVETSADAAPAKAPEKAPAPAAAAPAPAPAPAPAPAPAPAPAPAPKAAAPAPQAGSFSGNADIECDTLVLGSGPGGYSAAFRSADLGMKTVLVERYSTLGGVCLNVGCIPSKALLHTALVIDEAEALGSHGITFGKPQIDLDKLRDFKSGVVKKLTGGLAGMAKMRKVEVVTGTGSFVDPHHMEVQTEGGKKVVKFKQAIIAAGSEAVKLPFIPEDPRVVDSTGALELRQIPQRMLVIGGGIIGLEMATVYATLGAQIDVVEMLDGLMAGADRDLVKVWEKYNSKRFANVMLKTKTTAAEAKDDGIYVSFEGEKAPAEAQRYDLVLVAVGRTPNGKKIGADKAGVAVTDRGFIDVDKQMRTNVPHIFAIGDIVGQPMLAHKAVHEAHVAAEVAHGEKAYFDAMQIPSVAYTDPEVAWAGKTEDQLKAEGIKFGKAVFPWAASGRAIANGRDEGFTKLLFDEETHRVIGGGIVGLNAGDLISEVCLAIEMGADATDIGKTIHPHPTLGESIGMAAELYEGVCTDLPPQKKK, from the coding sequence ATGAGTCTCGTCGAAGTAAAAGTGCCGGATATCGGTGACTTCAAAGACGTCGATGTCATCGAAGTCAATATCAAACCGGGCGATGTCATCGAGAACGAACAGGCGCTGATGACGCTCGAGTCCGATAAGGCCTCCATCGAAGTGCCGAGCGATACCGCCGGCACAGTCAAGGAAGTGCGCGTCAAAACCGGCGACAAAGTCTCGCAAGGTACGGTCATCGCACTGGTCGAAACGTCTGCGGACGCGGCGCCGGCTAAGGCACCTGAGAAAGCGCCCGCTCCAGCGGCCGCAGCGCCTGCACCGGCACCTGCACCGGCACCGGCACCGGCACCGGCACCGGCACCGGCACCGGCACCGAAAGCTGCCGCGCCCGCTCCGCAAGCCGGTAGCTTCTCCGGTAACGCGGACATCGAGTGCGACACGCTCGTGCTCGGTTCAGGCCCCGGCGGTTACTCGGCTGCGTTCCGCTCGGCCGACCTCGGCATGAAGACGGTGCTCGTCGAACGTTATTCAACGCTCGGCGGTGTGTGTCTGAATGTCGGCTGTATCCCGTCGAAGGCGTTGCTGCATACCGCGCTCGTCATCGACGAAGCCGAAGCGCTCGGCTCGCATGGCATCACGTTCGGCAAGCCGCAAATCGATCTGGACAAGCTGCGCGACTTCAAGTCGGGCGTCGTCAAGAAGCTCACCGGCGGTCTCGCCGGCATGGCCAAGATGCGCAAGGTCGAAGTCGTGACGGGCACCGGCTCGTTCGTCGATCCGCATCACATGGAAGTGCAGACCGAAGGCGGTAAGAAGGTCGTCAAGTTCAAGCAGGCGATCATCGCCGCAGGCTCGGAAGCGGTGAAGCTGCCGTTCATTCCGGAAGATCCGCGGGTGGTCGATTCGACCGGCGCGCTCGAACTGCGTCAGATTCCGCAACGCATGCTCGTGATCGGTGGCGGCATCATCGGTCTCGAAATGGCGACGGTCTATGCCACGCTCGGCGCGCAAATCGATGTGGTCGAAATGCTCGACGGCCTGATGGCCGGCGCGGATCGCGATCTGGTCAAGGTCTGGGAGAAGTACAACAGCAAGCGTTTCGCCAACGTCATGCTGAAGACCAAAACCACCGCGGCAGAAGCGAAAGACGACGGTATCTATGTGTCGTTCGAAGGCGAAAAGGCCCCGGCCGAAGCGCAACGCTATGACCTCGTGCTGGTCGCCGTCGGCCGTACGCCGAATGGCAAGAAGATCGGCGCGGACAAGGCAGGCGTGGCGGTCACGGATCGCGGCTTCATCGACGTCGACAAGCAGATGCGCACCAACGTGCCGCACATCTTCGCGATCGGCGATATCGTCGGTCAGCCGATGCTCGCGCACAAAGCCGTGCATGAAGCGCACGTCGCCGCTGAAGTGGCTCACGGCGAGAAGGCGTACTTCGATGCGATGCAGATTCCGTCGGTCGCTTACACCGATCCGGAAGTGGCGTGGGCCGGCAAGACGGAAGATCAGCTTAAGGCCGAGGGCATCAAGTTCGGCAAAGCGGTGTTCCCGTGGGCAGCCTCGGGTCGTGCAATCGCCAACGGCCGCGACGAAGGCTTCACCAAGCTGCTGTTCGACGAAGAAACGCATCGCGTGATCGGCGGCGGGATTGTCGGTTTGAACGCAGGCGATCTGATCAGCGAAGTCTGTCTCGCGATCGAAATGGGTGCGGATGCAACGGATATCGGTAAGACGATTCACCCGCATCCGACGCTCGGTGAATCGATCGGGATGGCCGCCGAGTTGTACGAAGGCGTCTGCACCGACTTGCCGCCGCAGAAAAAGAAGTAA
- a CDS encoding phasin family protein — MTLLTPEQFAAAQKANFETLFGLTTKAFEGVEKLVELNLQVVKSTLAESQENAQRALSVKDAQELLALQASLAQPVAEKALSYGRHVYEIVSATQGEFTRVAEAQFEEQNRKVQSLVENVAKNAPAGSETAVAVMKSAITAANTTYETVHKAAKQAVEIAESNFNAAATAASKAASQAAAQASRSAKKAV, encoded by the coding sequence ATGACTCTGCTGACCCCTGAGCAATTCGCTGCAGCCCAGAAAGCCAACTTTGAAACGTTGTTCGGCCTGACGACCAAGGCATTTGAAGGCGTCGAAAAGCTGGTGGAGCTGAATCTGCAAGTCGTGAAATCGACACTCGCGGAAAGCCAGGAAAATGCCCAACGCGCACTGTCGGTGAAGGACGCGCAAGAATTGCTGGCCCTGCAAGCAAGCCTTGCACAGCCGGTGGCTGAAAAGGCGCTGTCGTACGGCCGCCATGTGTATGAAATCGTGTCGGCAACGCAAGGTGAATTCACCCGCGTCGCTGAAGCCCAATTCGAAGAGCAAAACCGCAAGGTCCAATCGCTCGTCGAAAACGTTGCGAAGAATGCCCCGGCTGGTTCGGAAACCGCTGTCGCCGTGATGAAGTCGGCTATCACCGCCGCCAACACCACGTACGAAACGGTCCACAAGGCAGCCAAGCAAGCTGTCGAAATCGCCGAAAGCAACTTCAATGCAGCCGCAACGGCCGCATCGAAGGCAGCATCGCAAGCCGCTGCACAAGCATCGCGCTCGGCCAAGAAGGCAGTCTAA